The Dioscorea cayenensis subsp. rotundata cultivar TDr96_F1 chromosome 8, TDr96_F1_v2_PseudoChromosome.rev07_lg8_w22 25.fasta, whole genome shotgun sequence genome segment aattatcataaaaaaattatattatttaacaatatattatagtattattcataatattatcTACTAATGTAATAATTTCTATACAATAGAACCATACACAGGTTAGGCACCTATGCCCAACTCGTGTCTGGTCATGTCCAACTTGTGGTTGACTGTGCTCGGGTCAGTACAGTCCAAATGACACCACAGTGCTTTGCATTTCTTTCAAAGATTCCATCTTatccaattctttttttaaaaaattatatttcagatAAGCGGTGAACCAATCAACATGTAACGTATTTTTGTATCAGTTACATAATGTAAGGTTGAAAATGGACCGctttattaacattattttaaagacaaatataattattcatctaatctaaaaaataataataaaactataattttcatgatatttgtaaaaaattatagcACCTAATTGCAGGACcacaaattcaaaattaaaattaatatatatatatatataaacaaaattttttgaaaaaaaaaatcttaataaaaaacataaaatccaaagtttacattattatttgcttaatcaaattattataaagaaaaattatattaattaacaatatattataacattatcCATAATATTATCTATTAAGGTAGTAATATCTACGCAATAGAACCATACATGGATTAGGCACCAATGCCCAACTCGTGCCTGGTCATGTCCAACTTGTGGTTGGTTGTGTTGTGCTTGGGTCAATACGATCCAAAACGACACTATAGTGCTTTTTCGCTTTATTTCATAGATTCCATCTTATccactttttattaaataaaattatatctcGATAAAATGCGTGAACCAATCGACATGTAACGCTTTTTCTACATCGGGCCACGCTATGTAAGTTTGAAAACGCACCGCTctactaatattattttaaagacaaatataattattcgtttaatctaaaaataataataaaactataattttaatgatatttttaaaaattatagaaaccTACTCCCAGGAACCacagttttaaaattaaaattttaaaaaacaagcattaaaatgtgaaaataataaacgcataaaatttttttaaagaaaaacagaaataatttttcatttaaaaaaaattaaaaacattttacttttaagttttttatatttctaaattaattttttttaaaaaaattgaagtgcTTCCAAAATTAAACGCTTCGGTAAGACGGTCTTCTCTTGTGATCGGTGCCAAGTGGCAAACCagtttcatcttcttcttcaattgcgCTTCCTGCCGTGTCtataaactaaaagaaaataaaagaaaaaccatacCATTTCTGGCAAAGTTTTCACAAGGATCATCAGGGATTCTTCTTCTCAATCCCCTGCATCTCTAACACCattctttttgtttctctttgaCTACTGCAAATGGAAACAAAGGAAGAAGAGGATGCCAGCTTGgtggaagaaagagaagcaaaGGTGGTGCCTTTACTTTATCCAGGGGTTCACATCAAGAGAAAAGCATGGTTTCTGAAGCCCATTGCAAACACCATGGATGATGGACTCCCTGAAACTCCAGTAACTCATCCTCCGCACTATAAAGCTCCCACCTTTACCTCTGAAGAACCCCACAATGTCAAACTTGAAGGGTGGGTGAACCCACAGGCACTGTGGGTGAAGTGGGTGAGCAAGCTTCAACCACGTTATGGTGATTCATGGAGGAAAGCCGGCATCTTTGATGCAATCCAGGTCTCCACttacaaaatcaagaaaagccTTTCTTTGGTTCTTGGAGTTGCTGCTTTCTGGTGCCAAGAAACCAATACATTTCTCTTCCCTTGGGGTGAGGCCACTCTCACACTGGAGGATGTCATGGTGCTTGGATGTTTTTCCGTTCTCGGTGAGCCAGTGCAAGGGGAACCTCTTCCTGGTGAGCGAGCAGAGCTTGAATTTCAAATGATTCAAGAGCTGAGAAATTTCAACCAGTCTTCTTGCAAGAAAGCACATCAGTCAGCATGGATGAAGCACTATTACTCTCAAGGTAATGGAGGTGAGTTGGAGCACATTGCTTTCTTGGCATTTTGGTTGTCTAGATTTGTTCTTCCTGTTCATCCTGTAGATACAGTGAGACGCAGTGTGATACCTATTGCCATTAGATTGGCTCAGGAAACAAGGATATCTTTTGCACCTGCGGTACTTGCAAGTCTTTACCATGATTTGGGAATGGTTAAGAACTATGTTCTTGCTAATGGCCAGAGAAGGCAATCTCCCTTTGGTTTTTGGTGGCTAATTTCAAGATACTGCATCTGTGGGTGTGGGAGAGGTTTGTTCCGCTAAGACCAGGGCCTCAGAATTTTTGTAGATTTTTAATACTCCTAGAGCTGCAAGATGGAATGGACTTGATAAGAAATTAGAGATTTCATATGTGAGAGCAGTGATTGAGGAGGGTGGGCACTTCAATGGCGCCCTTATCCTATGATTAGTGTGGATGAAGGGAAATGGTTTACTGGTTGTgtggatgaagatgatgaactgAGATCGTTTGCTCGGTGTTTGAGAATGTGTGAGCTTGTTGGGATCGATTGCATTGAGAAGTACTTTCCAAACAGAGTGGCAATGCAATTTGATTAGATCAAGATATTCCCATGCATGCGCTGAATGAGAATTCAGCTACCTTTGTTGCAGAAAATGCTGAAAGGTTCTATGTCTCGCCGTTGCGCTTTGAACCTTCTAAAACTCTGCTGATATCTTGAATTTTTGGTGGAAATTCAAGGTGTTATTTAGTGGTGTAGTTGAATTTGATGAGAAACCGGGAAATTCTAAgaagagttttaaaaaatttctgaGGGAGCTGCATGCAgttaagaagaggaagaggatggTTAATGGGAAGAAACAGAGAGATGGAGATTCTTATGATATTAAACTTTTCGATTGGCTTTCTCTGAACAAGCGTACTTCGAGCAAGAAGATGAATCCTGTTGATGATCATTCTATTTCTGCTCCTTCGAATATCAAGGTGAATGGTTTATGTTTAACTGACAAAAAGAGAAGAGCTAAGAAAATTTTgctgaaaaagaagaagaagaagagactcTCACATCTTGATGAAGCTAAGAACAAGAGTGATGTATTTACACAAacagaagaaggagaaagaaggCAAAGTAGAGAACCTGCTCAATCTGAGATTAATGATAAAGAGAACATGAATGGAGAGTCAATTTACAGTTCATCATTTATTGAGGAACTTGAAGCAGCGTTTGAGCCTCAACTGGCAAAAATTCAGAGCAATGAAACTGTGAACAGTGTGAATTCAATCAGGAAAGAATCAGAACTTGCAATGCAGATTAAAAAGCTCAAAGAAGAGATTGCTGTAATTGAAGCAAGAGTGATGAGCTTGGATTCCTTGAGAGATGGAAACCCATGCTCAGTAATGCCTTCATCTAGTGTGTGTATATCTGGTAAAgataaatcttaatttttctagtaaatatataattatctttatGTTAATGAGAATTACTAATTAGTGTTGTATTTTAATAAACTTTGTAATATCATAAATAGTTACAGTTTTGCAATCAAATCAGCTGCTAAATTTTCATGGTGGATGTCTTCAATGATGAGAAATTTAGAAATATTCAGGGGGTCAAAGTGTAAAACATCCGACACTGTTATATAGTGCTCTCAGCTTTCTTCTTCTCCGGATCTCTTCGAGCTTTATTTTGCAGAAAACCCCCTGATAAAACTCGAAATGGCAAACGCTTGGAAGAGAGAGCGAAGCACGCCATTGTTCTCATGGAGAACACTGCTTCTCATCCCTCTCGTCATCTCCGTCTACTTCCTCTTcgccttcttctcctcctcttctgcAAACCCTAACCCAATCTCCATTCCCAAAACCTTGGCTTTTGCTTCATCGTCTCCGATCCGTCCCTTCAACTGCTCACAATGCCCGCAGGCCACCCCCGTCTTTGCCAGTGTCGTCGAGGGCGTTGCCCACCCATTCCTCTACTCCCTCGCCGATCTCGGCACCCTCCCTGATAAGCCCCACAAGAACATTGCCCGCAT includes the following:
- the LOC120266823 gene encoding uncharacterized protein LOC120266823, translated to METKEEEDASLVEEREAKVVPLLYPGVHIKRKAWFLKPIANTMDDGLPETPVTHPPHYKAPTFTSEEPHNVKLEGWVNPQALWVKWVSKLQPRYGDSWRKAGIFDAIQVSTYKIKKSLSLVLGVAAFWCQETNTFLFPWGEATLTLEDVMVLGCFSVLGEPVQGEPLPGERAELEFQMIQELRNFNQSSCKKAHQSAWMKHYYSQGNGGELEHIAFLAFWLSRFVLPVHPVDTVRRSVIPIAIRLAQETRISFAPAVLASLYHDLGMVKNYVLANGQRRQSPFGFWWLISRYCICGCGRGWALQWRPYPMISVDEGKWFTGCVDEDDELRSFARCLRMCELVGIDCIEKYFPNRVVLFSGVVEFDEKPGNSKKSFKKFLRELHAVKKRKRMVNGKKQRDGDSYDIKLFDWLSLNKRTSSKKMNPVDDHSISAPSNIKVNGLCLTDKKRRAKKILLKKKKKKRLSHLDEAKNKSDVFTQTEEGERRQSREPAQSEINDKENMNGESIYSSSFIEELEAAFEPQLAKIQSNETVNSVNSIRKESELAMQIKKLKEEIAVIEARVMSLDSLRDGNPCSVMPSSSVCISGKDKS